Proteins encoded within one genomic window of Phototrophicus methaneseepsis:
- a CDS encoding heavy metal translocating P-type ATPase, with amino-acid sequence MTIQQIDLPVVGMTCSACVRNVERALNKADGVTETTVNFATERASVHYDPALVNLDVLISRVQNAGYDVATAKLELPITGMTCATCERNVSRALKKPDGVLDVSVNLATERAVVTYLPGVTTRRDLIEAVERAGYGVIDTSNIEAPEDAEQAAREAEIQHQKRLVIIGTIFSVPLVLLGMTRHFMHSVPFLMETFPWLMQDYWLFIFAAMATPVQFIVGKQYLVGAYKSLRNGTANMDVLVAMGTLAAYGYGLIVLAGIVFGFSDAVGKDDYFETAAVILTLITLGKLLEARAKGRTSEAIKKLMGLTPKTATVLRDGEEYEIAIDRLQIGDAVVVRPGERVPVDAVVIEGRSAIDESMLTGESMPVNKSVGSEVIGGTINKQGRLVAEATRVGAETALAQIIRLVQDAQGSKAPIQRIADQVSGVFVPVVIGLALLTFVGWLVVGQVSFTAAMLNTIAVLVIACPCALGLATPTAVMVGTGRGAEMGVLFKNSEALENAHRLKVITLDKTGTITRGEPTVTDVVPGNGFDETQVLTLAASAERGSEHPLGEAIVRAAKDRQLKLFNPEQFEAESGRGIRASIDGQQVVVGSPRYIRESGINTEILDTAITSLQTKARTAVLIVIDDILAGVIGIADTVKEGSKEAIAGLKGLGLEVVMITGDNQQTADAIAREVGIDRVFAEVLPGDKVAVVKQLQAEGKRVGMVGDGVNDAPALAQADVGIAIGTGTDIAMEASDVTLISGDLRGVVRAIQLSQMTLRTIYQNLFWAFVYNIVLIPVAMMGWLIPMFAAGAMAFSSVFVVSNSLRLRGRKIKADQAMVVTPVGEVSSVAVSA; translated from the coding sequence ATGACAATACAGCAAATTGATTTACCTGTCGTCGGCATGACTTGTTCAGCCTGTGTACGGAATGTAGAACGCGCTCTGAACAAAGCTGATGGCGTTACAGAAACAACTGTGAATTTTGCGACTGAGCGTGCCAGCGTTCACTACGACCCTGCGCTTGTTAATCTGGATGTGCTGATAAGCCGCGTTCAAAATGCTGGTTATGATGTGGCAACAGCGAAGCTGGAACTACCGATTACCGGGATGACCTGTGCTACCTGTGAGCGTAATGTCAGCCGCGCACTCAAAAAACCGGATGGTGTACTGGATGTCAGTGTCAATCTGGCAACGGAACGTGCTGTCGTAACTTATCTACCCGGTGTAACCACCCGTCGTGATTTAATCGAGGCTGTCGAACGCGCCGGTTATGGTGTCATCGACACATCAAATATCGAAGCACCAGAAGATGCCGAGCAAGCAGCGCGTGAGGCAGAAATTCAACATCAGAAACGGCTGGTTATCATCGGAACGATCTTCTCGGTTCCCCTTGTGCTTCTGGGCATGACACGCCATTTCATGCACAGTGTTCCATTTTTGATGGAGACTTTTCCATGGTTGATGCAGGATTACTGGCTGTTTATTTTCGCGGCAATGGCAACTCCGGTACAGTTTATTGTTGGTAAACAGTATCTGGTGGGTGCGTACAAATCATTACGAAACGGCACAGCGAATATGGATGTGCTGGTCGCCATGGGGACACTGGCAGCCTATGGATACGGTTTGATTGTGCTTGCTGGCATAGTATTCGGCTTCTCCGATGCAGTTGGCAAGGATGATTATTTTGAAACAGCCGCTGTTATCCTGACATTGATCACGCTGGGTAAACTGCTAGAAGCGCGTGCCAAAGGGCGCACCAGCGAAGCAATTAAAAAGTTGATGGGGCTAACCCCCAAAACAGCCACTGTTTTACGAGATGGTGAAGAATATGAAATCGCTATAGATAGGCTTCAAATCGGTGATGCCGTTGTTGTGCGTCCTGGTGAACGGGTTCCAGTTGATGCAGTTGTTATTGAGGGACGATCAGCCATTGATGAATCGATGCTGACCGGTGAGAGTATGCCGGTGAATAAATCGGTTGGCAGTGAGGTCATTGGCGGAACGATCAACAAACAGGGGCGGTTAGTAGCGGAAGCAACGCGCGTCGGTGCAGAAACTGCACTGGCGCAAATTATCCGGCTGGTGCAGGACGCGCAGGGATCAAAAGCCCCTATTCAGCGCATTGCCGATCAGGTATCAGGTGTTTTCGTGCCTGTCGTTATCGGGCTGGCATTACTGACATTTGTCGGATGGCTAGTTGTGGGTCAAGTCTCCTTCACAGCCGCGATGCTCAACACGATTGCGGTACTGGTGATTGCCTGTCCCTGTGCGCTTGGTCTAGCGACACCGACAGCCGTAATGGTTGGTACCGGGCGTGGTGCCGAAATGGGTGTCTTATTCAAGAATAGTGAAGCACTCGAAAATGCTCATCGGCTTAAGGTAATTACACTGGACAAAACAGGCACAATCACCCGCGGTGAACCCACTGTTACTGATGTCGTGCCGGGCAATGGCTTTGATGAGACACAAGTTTTGACACTGGCAGCAAGTGCCGAACGGGGGAGTGAACATCCGCTAGGTGAAGCGATTGTAAGGGCTGCCAAAGATCGTCAGCTTAAGTTGTTCAATCCAGAACAATTTGAAGCAGAATCCGGGCGTGGTATTCGTGCGAGCATAGATGGGCAACAAGTGGTGGTTGGTAGCCCTCGCTATATTCGTGAGTCGGGTATCAATACGGAGATTTTGGATACAGCTATTACCAGCCTCCAGACGAAGGCACGCACGGCGGTACTGATTGTCATTGATGACATTCTGGCAGGGGTGATTGGCATTGCTGATACGGTCAAAGAAGGGTCGAAAGAAGCGATTGCCGGATTAAAAGGATTGGGCTTGGAAGTCGTGATGATTACGGGCGACAATCAGCAGACAGCCGATGCGATTGCCCGTGAAGTGGGCATTGATCGGGTGTTTGCCGAGGTACTTCCCGGTGATAAGGTAGCGGTTGTTAAACAGTTGCAGGCTGAAGGCAAACGTGTCGGTATGGTTGGAGATGGTGTTAACGATGCGCCTGCGCTGGCTCAGGCAGATGTCGGAATTGCAATTGGTACAGGAACAGATATTGCCATGGAAGCCTCCGATGTGACGCTTATCAGTGGTGATCTACGCGGCGTGGTGCGTGCTATTCAACTCAGTCAGATGACGCTACGAACCATTTACCAGAATCTGTTCTGGGCATTTGTCTACAACATTGTTCTTATTCCGGTTGCCATGATGGGATGGTTAATTCCTATGTTCGCTGCGGGTGCTATGGCTTTCAGTTCCGTCTTCGTTGTAAGCAACAGTCTCCGACTTCGGGGGCGTAAAATCAAGGCAGATCAAGCTATGGTCGTTACGCCAGTTGGGGAGGTCAGTTCTGTTGCTGTATCCGCATAA
- a CDS encoding copper-translocating P-type ATPase, whose protein sequence is MTHQHSDHEHMDHAQDEHKAHQGHGGHGGHGVDHSGHEMMFRNRFWVSLILTIPVLLFSPMIQEWFGFSMPEFMGSNLIGPGFAIAIFLYGGIPFLQMAVPEIQTRKPGMMTLISLAITVAFVYSLFALFAVPGSGFFWEMATLIDIMLLGHWMEMRSVRQASGALNELAKLMPDTADRIREDGSTEEIAVSDLSKGDLLLVRPGASVPTDGEIIEGQSELNEAMITGESQPVTKGEGDKVIGGTINGDGSLRIRVIATGDETALAGIMRLVEEAQGSKSNTQILADKAAGWLFYVALAVAALTAVAWIIAVGFEVEVLERVVTVLVIACPHALGLAIPLVVAISTSIGAQNGILVRNRLALEEARLINTVIFDKTGTLTEGRFGVANMQIAEDWQEDHALALALAVEGDSEHPIARGIRQKAEEAGVKPAVISNFEAIKGRGIKATHEGKTVYVGGPRLLEMLELKLSGEMEAFANKANENAQTVVYMIVEKQLVTAFALADVVRQESKQAVQRLHEMGIEVAMLTGDSQHVADAVARELGIDMVFAEVLPEDKDKKVAELQKQGKKVAMVGDGVNDAPALTRADIGIAIGSGTDVAIESAGIILVQSNPLDVVKIFELSRATYRKMIQNLIWATGYNVVALPLAAGVLAPIGFILSPAVGAVFMSVSTIVVAINAQLLRRTDLVAKPV, encoded by the coding sequence ATGACACATCAACATAGCGATCATGAGCATATGGATCACGCTCAGGATGAGCATAAAGCGCATCAGGGACATGGTGGACATGGTGGACATGGAGTCGATCATAGCGGACACGAGATGATGTTTCGTAACCGTTTCTGGGTGAGTTTAATTCTCACAATTCCGGTGCTGTTGTTTAGCCCGATGATTCAGGAGTGGTTCGGTTTTTCCATGCCAGAATTTATGGGGAGTAACCTGATTGGACCCGGCTTCGCCATTGCGATTTTTCTCTATGGGGGTATTCCTTTCCTGCAAATGGCTGTGCCTGAAATACAAACTCGTAAACCGGGCATGATGACGCTTATCTCGCTGGCGATTACAGTGGCATTTGTCTACAGTCTCTTCGCACTTTTTGCGGTTCCCGGTAGTGGTTTCTTCTGGGAAATGGCAACGCTGATTGACATCATGTTATTAGGGCATTGGATGGAAATGCGGAGTGTGCGTCAGGCATCGGGTGCGCTCAATGAACTGGCAAAATTGATGCCGGATACTGCGGATCGTATTCGTGAAGATGGTTCTACGGAAGAAATTGCTGTAAGCGATCTGAGCAAAGGCGACCTACTGCTGGTGCGTCCGGGAGCGAGTGTCCCGACGGATGGTGAAATCATAGAAGGGCAATCCGAACTCAATGAGGCGATGATTACGGGCGAATCACAACCGGTGACGAAAGGCGAAGGCGATAAAGTTATCGGTGGCACGATCAACGGGGATGGTAGCTTACGGATACGGGTAATTGCCACGGGCGATGAAACAGCGCTCGCTGGTATTATGCGCCTGGTCGAGGAAGCACAGGGCAGTAAATCGAATACACAAATTCTTGCGGATAAAGCCGCAGGCTGGTTGTTCTATGTTGCATTGGCGGTTGCCGCACTTACGGCGGTAGCGTGGATTATTGCGGTGGGTTTTGAAGTGGAAGTGCTGGAGCGTGTTGTCACTGTATTGGTTATCGCTTGTCCTCATGCGCTAGGGTTAGCAATCCCCTTAGTGGTTGCCATCAGCACCTCTATTGGTGCGCAGAACGGCATTCTGGTTCGTAACCGTCTGGCATTGGAAGAAGCCCGCTTGATTAATACGGTCATCTTTGACAAGACCGGGACTTTAACCGAAGGTCGTTTTGGTGTCGCCAACATGCAAATCGCTGAGGATTGGCAGGAAGATCATGCTTTGGCTCTAGCACTCGCTGTGGAAGGCGATTCGGAACATCCCATTGCACGCGGGATTCGCCAGAAAGCGGAAGAAGCCGGGGTTAAGCCTGCGGTAATCAGCAACTTTGAAGCCATCAAAGGTCGTGGAATCAAGGCAACTCATGAGGGGAAAACAGTTTATGTCGGTGGACCCCGCCTGCTCGAAATGCTGGAACTCAAGCTATCGGGTGAGATGGAAGCCTTCGCAAACAAAGCCAATGAAAACGCGCAGACTGTCGTTTATATGATCGTTGAAAAGCAGTTAGTCACTGCATTTGCGCTGGCAGATGTTGTCCGTCAAGAGAGTAAACAGGCTGTTCAACGCCTGCATGAGATGGGTATTGAAGTCGCTATGCTAACGGGAGATAGCCAGCATGTGGCTGATGCTGTTGCCCGTGAACTCGGTATCGATATGGTATTTGCCGAAGTGCTGCCAGAAGATAAAGATAAGAAGGTGGCTGAATTGCAAAAGCAGGGTAAAAAGGTGGCAATGGTAGGTGATGGTGTCAATGATGCACCAGCCCTGACCCGTGCTGATATTGGTATTGCCATCGGTAGCGGCACCGATGTAGCCATTGAATCGGCGGGCATCATCCTGGTGCAGAGTAATCCGCTGGACGTGGTGAAAATATTTGAACTCAGCCGGGCGACTTACCGTAAGATGATCCAGAATCTAATCTGGGCGACAGGCTACAACGTGGTGGCGCTGCCACTGGCGGCAGGGGTGCTGGCTCCGATTGGCTTTATTCTGTCTCCGGCGGTGGGTGCGGTGTTCATGTCCGTGAGTACAATCGTTGTGGCAATCAACGCACAACTGCTCAGACGCACAGACCTAGTTGCTAAGCCCGTATAA
- a CDS encoding rhodanese-like domain-containing protein, translating into MRILVVILWVWTAIFISACSPGSDENQTTTLSETEGAAVYRTLSIDEFGDIMDEADGAYTVINVHIPYQGEIEGTNANIAFNDIDALTSALPDRNAPIILYCRSGNMSEQATRELVNLGYTQVYDVPGGMNAWQSSGRKLVDNQ; encoded by the coding sequence ATGCGGATCCTCGTGGTCATTTTATGGGTGTGGACGGCGATCTTTATTAGTGCCTGTTCACCAGGCAGTGATGAAAATCAAACAACTACTTTGAGCGAAACTGAAGGTGCTGCTGTGTATCGCACACTCTCAATTGATGAATTCGGGGACATTATGGATGAAGCGGATGGGGCATATACAGTTATCAACGTACATATTCCATATCAGGGGGAAATCGAAGGCACCAATGCCAATATTGCATTTAATGACATTGACGCATTGACATCCGCACTGCCCGATAGGAATGCGCCCATCATTTTGTACTGTCGTTCCGGCAACATGAGTGAGCAGGCGACTCGAGAGTTGGTCAACTTAGGTTATACCCAGGTTTACGATGTGCCGGGTGGTATGAATGCATGGCAATCCAGTGGGCGAAAATTGGTAGATAATCAATAG